One Ctenopharyngodon idella isolate HZGC_01 chromosome 9, HZGC01, whole genome shotgun sequence DNA window includes the following coding sequences:
- the tbr1b gene encoding T-box brain protein 1b: MQLERCISPALARSKKCMIVGSGYPNSQASELALQDYPIISVGDNLERSSPLKKNSAGMTNQSEADNFADSKDSSGDVQRGKLSPDLDGVADSRHTFDGSAGERYLLSQSSQVQPSPTTMFPYPSQHGPTHPAFSIGSPSRYMAHHPVITNGAYNSLLSNSSPQGYPTAGYPYAQQYGHAYQGTAFYQFSSAQAGLVPGKAQVYLCNRALWLKFHRHQTEMIITKQGRRMFPFLSFNISGLDPTAHYNIFVDVILADPNHWRFQGGKWVPCGKADTNVTGNRVYMHPDSPNTGAHWMRQEISFGKLKLTNNKGATNNTGQMVVLQSLHKYQPRLHVVQVNEDGTEDTSQPGRVQTFTFPETQFIAVTAYQNTDITQLKIDHNPFAKGFRDNYDTVYTGCDIDRLTPSPGDSPRSQIMPSARYAMTGSFLQDQFVSSYAKSRFHPGVGGAPGTDRSVPLSNSLLSPQQTEETTVASPQRWFVTPANNRLDFAASAYDAAAAADFAGNAATLLSYAAAGVKALPLPGAGCSNRPLGYYGEPPGWGTRTPPQYCSKSSSVLSCWPSNSVGSRTTSSSYLVPGLEDGDAIASERSPLGGADESKPKDLSESSWIETPSSIKSIDSSDSGIFEQAKRRRISPSATPVSETSSPLKSEMLTPRECEKNCSKDIGYYSFYPHS; encoded by the exons ATGCAGCTCGAGCGTTGCATCTCGCCAGCTCTCGCGCGCTCCAAGAAATGTATGATTGTGGGCAGTGGCTACCCAAACTCACAAGCATCTGAGCTCGCCTTGCAGGACTACCCTATTATATCTGTCGGCGACAACCTGGAGAGAAGTTCACCTCTGAAAAAAAACTCCGCTGGGATGACGAATCAGTCAGAGGCAGACAATTTCGCCGACTCGAAGGACTCATCAGGGGACGTCCAGCGAGGCAAACTCTCTCCTGATCTTGACGGAGTCGCCGACAGTCGTCACACTTTCGATGGATCTGCAGGAGAAAGGTATCTCCTGTCTCAGTCCAGTCAAGTTCAGCCGAGTCCCACCACCATGTTTCCCTACCCGAGTCAGCATGGACCGACGCACCCAGCTTTCTCCATCGGCAGCCCGAGCCGCTACATGGCTCACCATCCGGTGATCACGAACGGAGCCTACAACAGTCTGCTGAGCAACTCTTCTCCGCAAGGCTACCCGACCGCGGGCTACCCGTACGCGCAGCAATATGGACACGCGTACCAAGGCACGGCTTTCTACCAGTTTTCCTCCGCTCAGGCCGGGCTCGTGCCCGGTAAAGCGCAGGTTTACCTCTGCAACAGGGCCCTGTGGCTTAAATTTCACAGACATCAAACGGAGATGATTATTACCAAGCAGGGACG ACGTATGTTCCCGTTTTTGAGTTTCAATATATCTGGTCTTGACCCAACGGCGCATTACAATATCTTTGTGGACGTGATTCTCGCGGATCCGAACCACTGGCGCTTCCAAGGAGGAAAATGGGTCCCGTGCGGCAAAGCGGACACGAATGTAACAG GAAACAGAGTGTACATGCACCCGGATTCGCCAAACACCGGTGCGCACTGGATGCGTCAAGAGATTTCCTTTGGAAAACTTAAACTAACCAACAATAAAGGAGCAACTAACAACACAGGACAG ATGGTCGTCCTGCAATCGCTGCATAAATACCAGCCTCGACTGCATGTGGTGCAGGTGAACGAGGACGGAACCGAGGATACGAGCCAACCCGGGCGCGTGCAGACCTTCACTTTCCCGGAGACGCAGTTTATTGCCGTCACCGCATATCAAAACACTGAT ATCACGCAGCTAAAAATCGACCACAATCCATTTGCAAAAGGATTCCGTGACAATTATGACac TGTCTACACAGGGTGCGACATCGATCGGTTGACGCCGTCCCCGGGTGACTCTCCACGCTCTCAGATCATGCCTAGCGCAAGATATGCCATGACTGGTTCTTTCCTGCAGGACCAATTTGTCAGCTCGTATGCCAAGTCCCGCTTTCACCCTGGCGTCGGAGGCGCTCCTGGCACGGACCGCAGCGTCCCACTTAGTAACAGCTTGCTCTCCCCGCAACAAACCGAGGAGACCACGGTGGCCTCCCCGCAGCGATGGTTTGTCACCCCTGCCAACAATCGACTGGACTTTGCCGCCTCGGCATACGATGCTGCCGCGGCTGCTGATTTCGCCGGTAACGCGGCCACCCTTCTGTCGTACGCAGCTGCTGGAGTTAAAGCGCTGCCCCTGCCCGGGGCGGGATGCTCCAACAGACCTCTGGGGTATTACGGCGAGCCGCCGGGGTGGGGCACTCGCACGCCACCGCAATATTGCAGCAAGTCCAGCTCCGTCCTCTCGTGCTGGCCGTCCAACTCCGTAGGGAGCAGAACGACCTCCTCCAGTTACCTGGTCCCTGGCCTCGAGGACGGAGACGCCATCGCGTCCGAGAGGTCACCGCTAGGCGGAGCGGATGAGTCCAAACCCAAAGACCTGTCTGAATCCAGCTGGATAGAAACCCCGTCCTCAATTAAGTCGATCGATTCGAGCGATTCTGGGATTTTTGAGCAAGCCAAGCGGAGGAGGATTTCGCCATCTGCCACGCCGGTTTCAGAGACATCGTCTCCATTAAAATCTGAAATGTTGACGCCGAGGGAATGCGAGAAAAACTGCTCCAAGGACATCGGCTACTACAGCTTTTACCCCCACAGTTAG